The DNA sequence TGTAATTTTAAAAGTAAAACTCCAATGTGCAAGAAAAGGGACTTGCACCTCCATGGGAACTGTAGAGGGCACCATGTAATGGGTGTCTAGGTAAGGTCTGAGCGCACATGGGATGAAGCAAAGAAACGGTTCCTACTTGGTTTTGTTTTCCTACTTGCCTCCGTTGGACATCTCCATTGGCCTCTTGATGTACAGGTGCTCCCTTGTGCCTCTTCAGTAAGGACAGCTATTTCTAATACAAACATTAGCCTATTTAAGGTGGCTGGCAAACTCACCAATACGATCTTTTGTATCCTGTCTAGCAGTGATGCCATGTCAAGCCCCCACCTGTTTCATGCCAAGGCTGGGTGGGCATGTGACTGCACTCATTTTACCCCCAGGGGAGAAAGACTCCTTTGTGTGACTCTGAATGCTCTGTAGAAGGAGGAGCTTACAACAACTACTTCATCTTCTCCCAAACAGGCCAGCCATGGGTTATGTGACCCAAAATCCAGCATTAATCATTTAAGTAATTAGTTCGGCTGATCACATTTTTTTCGTTCTATATTTAGGGGGAGCTGGGTTAACTAGAGCACCTGCTTGTTGAGACTAGCTAAACATGGCGGATGGCTGACTAGATATATGCATACTTGTGTGTGGGGGTAGATGGCTGGTAAAAACTATtccaataataatataatttagaATTATAAATAGTAATGGATGTCTTGGTGAGGATTTAGATTTTGTTCTACAGTAATCCGTCATCTCCATCACAGCAGGAGGAAAGCTATGCTGTAAGAAGTGCACTCTAATCCAATTTGGTAAATAGCAACCTTGATTTACATAAAGAGTCATTGTAAAAGTGGTGGAAGGATAGTCATTGGCATATTAGTTCGAACTAACCCTAAAGTCTCATACACATACAACTGGCCTACAGTCATACAGCAGCACAGGAGCTGTAAGTTTTCtgcttttttctgtcttttgtcaACTAAAACTATTAGAAACAGCACTGCTACACAGATGCTATATGCGTATGGCTGATGTACTCATGGTCTGTCATCCAAAAGTACACTACTACATTAAATTAGAATTAACATGACATACATTTGTGAAACTATCCGTATGGTAGTCATTCTTACACGATTAAAAGCATTTATTTGACATAGCAGGTAGTACCATTTTtgaaaagagcaactagctaTGCAAGATCTACATTCAAGAAAAGCATTTTAAAAAGGACAATCAATATCTCTGTCAAACTATTAAAACAGAGTAAACGTTTAACACAAGGTGAGTAAAACAAAACAGGGCTTTACATGATTGAAGCATCTTTTTCCATAGCTCAATCTACGACTGCAGTCCCGTCATGGTGCCCTCTACTGGCACAAGTGTTGCCACACAGATCAATCTGAACGGTCCATGTTCAGAAGAGGCAGTTCATGCACTTGACCACTTTGCTGCCGTAGTCGACACATTCGGGCCCGATGCACTCGCAGCATGCGTTGTGAAACCAGCGGTATTTCGATCCCCCCATGGACTCACAGTACTGCTTGCACTGACGAATCGAAACACAGTCATCAAAATACACCACTGTGCACATATTGTctggaggggtgggagggggagaaagaaCATAAAATGTGGATGGTGAGCACATCAGTAGTGTACTTTTCTTTCCAGCTTCTTATTTCCAGTGAGTTTATGAGAACATTATAGCATGATAAATAATACAACATACTAAGGACAGATTGATGGGCACTTTGGATACATGATTATTGGCAAGAAATACACAGAGTACAATAAATGGCAGCCCCCCCCGGACCCTCTTTATCCTTCCAAAGAGCAACATTCAGCTGGTGATCTCACTGACCCGGGCAAcatacagtgctgcttgaaagtttaGATTTTTATGTTTTACCACAATTTTCTTATTCTTTCACCAGTTTTATGTATATGAAATGTTGGGGCAATTTCAATTACTTGAATGCACTGCTGTATTGGTAAAGACAATAAGGTAAAAGACTCAAGTGGAACATGTGCCAGTGCTCAAGTAATTAAGAAGCCCATCGGTCAGTCCTTCAGTCTGGGGAAAGctacaagaccatctccaaaagATTACACCTCCATCTATCCAGTGTAAGataaatcatttacaaatggagaGCACTCaatcaccacaactctgcccaGAAGTGGGTGGTAAAAACTTACACCAAAAAGAGAGTTGCAGACGTCGCCTGCAGCATGTGGAATAAATGTACACGCAACTACAATCAGGAGAAATATTAGTTGACATGGCATTCATGGGAGAGCTGATAGAGGAAAGGCTCagctctcaagaaagaacaacATTGCCCATTTAAACTGTcagagagcacttggacaaaccagaaACTATCTGGAAGTCCTTTCTCTTGACAGTGGAATCCAAAACGTAATTATTTGGCCGTAATCACAGGCAacatgtttggagaaaagtcaaCACCACCAGGTTCTGCAACAGCTTTTTCCCCCAAACCATCAGACTGCTGAACACAACACCCTGGACGAGGGCAGGAAATGGCTGAACTACATGCCTTCTGTGCACTACTGCCGGACTACCTGAAAGACACTGTGTCACTTTACCATATTTATTCGGGCTGCTATCCTGTTTAATCTTTTTTATCTGTAGATTTGTATATACTTATAGATTTAAGCAGATGTACATATATATCTATTCCACATACATATATTTAAATTATCCCGGCTGCTACACTTCTGCACGCCAACATTCAGTATCCCAGCTGTACATTCTACATCTTTGTTGGACACTCTCACCACGTATTTTGGTAAATCCTGGAATGCCATCTGTTATATTCTTGCAATCCTATCTTAATCCTGGTTACTTGAAATCTATTGATACATTTCATTTAATctaatttatttttcttatataTCCAAAACTGCTGTACACTGTGCGAGGCAAAATGCAACGAAATTTCGTTCTGCGTACACCCGTGTAcaatgaatgacaataaagaatgTCTAAGTCtaacactgcatataaagagaagaacctcctcccaacagtgaaACATGTTGGTGGAAATGTGATGGTCTAGGCCTGTTTTTCTGCATATATCAGTTGCAGCATTTCTGCTATTCTCCATATTATCCAGGGAGCCATAAATTCCCAGGCATATCACCAAGTTTTTGACCTGGATCTCTTGCGATCAGTAAGGGAATTGAAGCTTGGACGGATATGGATTATGCAACAACCCAAATAATTCCAGCAAAATTACCAAGTAATGGCTTAAGAGAAAGAAGATTTGCACATTGGATTGGCCTCAATTccatagaaatgctgtggcAAGATCTGAAGGGGGCGGTACATGCCAGAAGTCACCCCAACCTTTCAACTGGAAGAGATCTGCAAGGAGGAATGCGCAAAAATTCCAAAAAGCAGAAGTGACACTCATTGGTGGTTTTAGAAGACGTTTGGTTGAAATAATGGCTACAAAAAGGGGTGCTACAAGCTGCAAACTAAACTCACATTTGGCAGTTTTATGAGAGAGAAATTACTTTTattgaataaataataaaaatatttatccCTTTTTGGAAGGTCTGCTTTATAAATTGAGATTTGGGTGTTCATTTCATAAGatattttttatgaaaacaATGACCGTGTTTGGGTGGTTCACAAACTTTAAAGCAACACTGGACATTTAGCAGATTTGTGCTCACCAGTCACTGATAACCAGTGTAGCAGTGAGCTTTAGCGTTACTGGAGCAAGTGAAAAGTAGAGGTTCAAACAAACTAATTTGTAATAAGTTACTGGCTTATTCAGCTACTTCAGGCTGTATCAAGACTAAAGCTGATATGTTCAACTCCATGCCTACCTTGGATGTTATCATAACTGCTATGAATGCTGTTGCCTGGAAGCGAGACATTCTGATGCTGTTCTTCCATGGTCTCTAGGAAGGAGACCAGGTTCTCGTGGTAAGAGAGCTCCTCCGCCACAGGAAACGACACCACCATCATATTGATGGGAGCTTCACCCTCAGTGAGTGCCCTGAATAGTGAAGGAATGGGTCTGTACAGCTCCTCCACCGTGCTCTTAGAAGTTGCTGGCGTGTCGCTGTAGTTCTTCGGGTTACACATGCCTGAGAAAGTAAACATAGCTGGAATTCAAAACATAGATTTCCCCAAACGGAGAAGAATGAGTACGGGCAACGTGGAAGGATTCAAGCCATAAATATGCAAtggatttcaacattcattccCAGAAGGGAAGGGAGatgaaaggaaagaaagaattcTCCAATAAGGTATCACACAGGGTAGTATAACTCCAGAAAACGTTGGAGCCTTGCAGCGGCTACGCGTAGTCGGATCCAAAAGCATTCTTTTGAAAATTGCTAGTTCCGTAGTGGTCATGAACCCACCAAGTTCCAGAAACATACAGCGACAGAGAAACATTTACATTGGATAACAATTCTAAACAAAGAACTGGCTCTTAATTTAATAGCTAATACCCTGTCCAAATCTCCATGGACCAGGAGAATAGATCAGCTGGGATGAAGCAGGAGGCCCCACTCACCTACACAGTCACAGCACTCCTCCCACAGCGTGCCCAGGCATAGCATGCACTCCTTACAGCAGGAGCAGTTGCCATCAGACGGCCTGCACTGGCACAGCTCCTGTCAAACACAAGCCAAACGCACACCGTGGTTTTCTTCACTAAGCAGATCAAGCATATTCCAAGCCACTatcagaagacaaaaaaactAGGCCACCGTTTACTGCCCGGTATCATTCATGTAAGGTGTCAGCAGAACAACTGAGTGGAGTCTTACTCCAGAGAAAATAAAGCTTTCCTCCCCGAGCCCTGCCATCTTGAGATTTGATATATATGCgcatgtacagtatgtatgtgtgtgtgaatatattagtccactttgtgctttgCAATGGTTATAGCCACAGGTAACAAAATATTCATATATAATCCAACAATCTCAtaccaacaacaaaaaagaaacttttttaagtaaaaaattaataaataaataaataaacaaaacaacaacttgATCATGTGTTGGCTAGATAGAAATGTGACTACATGGCTTCTTAGTCTTACCATTCCGTCATACAGCTAGCACGATAAAGTAAGCTGCAATATGCTAGAAATAAAAACAGCCGTTGAGTAGCTCTAAACATCCATGTGCCTATACAGAGTATTACAATATTTCAAACACAGTAGCACACCCACATGAAGTGGCAATGTGAATTACAGAATATTTTAAATGTCTTAGTGCTTGCAAGCTAATGTTAGCATAGTCAAAATATCTCAGGCTAGTTTCCACAAGCATTTCAACAATAAGACTCAGCTAGTCAGTCAGAGAAATATAAAATACCTCATCTAGGCTGGCCTACATGGTCTGGCAAAATACTGTAAAAAAGGAGAAAATGTACAAAAACACTGTCACTGAGGATATACTTCATATCCCATTACCACCCTCAAAGCCTTATTGAATCAggctacacaaatacacaaaagtaaacataaaagTGAGTTTTATCAAGTTCTACTGAAAACAAAGCACATTAAAATGTTTACACTACATGACGTTTTATATCAGAAGCAAGCTATCTCTGAAATGATTTGTTAATGATCCCCAACTCATGGTAATCACAATGAAATATCACCAACAGCCTAACCTACCACACACGCCCTCAAACACATTTAAAGTTCTTAAGAAATTCTTAACAAGCTCCCATAATTTCATTGTGTTCATGCATAATTTACTTCCACAGTATCTATATCATCTTAGCAAAACTATTAACAAAACTCTGCTTTGGAGAATCCAGGCCTTCAGACGGATTTTTTTATGCTAGTGAGCAAGTAGGTTCTACAGGAAAGTGGATACTGAGTGCAAGTGTAGTTATTTTTCTAATGAAGTACACTTGGCTGACAGTGATTAAGCACGAATGTCACAGTTTGAAGTGGACTGCACAACCTCAGGCCAGGAACACCAGTAGGAGTAAAGAGCAGAGGTCACATTCCAGATGTGCACAAAGACAGAAAATGTAGCCAGTCTCAAAGAGCAATGCACAAACTAGTACAGTACAGATGCCTTCTGGCACACTTACCAGAGCTATTTCAACTTAATATAGTAAAGGTGCGCTCAAATCTGGTACCTTATAACGACCAAAGACTGCTAGTTTTCTAAAATATAAAAGGATCTGGGGGAAGCATTTCCTCGTGGAATTTCTAGAGCTGCTTTTATTATAAGAAGAAATGCAAGTGATTATCCTGACGTCCAATAATATAGGTCAAGAATATGACACCCACGATACTATAACCACTGTCAATTCAAATAAATCTAAATGGTATGTAAAGTAGCCAACTGTTAATAAAGGACTTTTTATTATAAAGGAGATTAACAAAAAGTAGAGGTGATCCAGGTGATTTCTTACCTGAATGAGGCACTTGCTCACATCGCTGGCACACAGCGCTTTATTACAGGCGAGTGAAAGGGAGACACCGGACAAAAGACAAACTAGCGCCGAAAACACGGAGATTTGCTTCTGCATCCCGCCACGGCCAAATCTCACCCAACCTGGACGAACCGAGAGAGAAAATCAGACGTTTCTGGAAGAACTTCCAATATTCATGCAATTGGTAGCACATCGTTGAGCAAACGATCAACACAAAATGAGATTTTGGTGCCTCGCAGTTAGTGTTGGAGTAGACCACAACATCTAACGGCTCATCAACCAAACCGGGTCGGAACTTTTCATCTCGTCCTTCTCAGACCGTTGAAGATAATGCTGCGAGTTCATCTGGACTATCAATTTACAGTGAAAGTATGATTATGTTAACTTAGTAGACGTGTCGCCCCTCGGAACCTCGAGCAAAATGAACGACGTGATCCAATCGCAATAATTCGTTCCTCATGTGGGAGCCTTCGGTACCAGCACAGTGGAATTAGCCTGGTCATTTGAGGATTTTAGCTTTAGAAATAGAAACAATGTTATCACTTCTTTTGAAATACCGTTCAGGTCATGGTTAGGGTCTTTCCCCCCGTGTTTTCGAGGCAGAGATGAAATACCACTAACGTATCTTCATTTGTATAAAAAACGCAAAAAAGAAAACTCCCTTGTTCTCTATAGTTAAAAAAGTGGTCAACACACacgaaaaaaacaacaaaattaaaACACTGCCACAATCTTACCGTTTCCAGATAAAAACTCTATCGGTTTTTTCAAAAGGTTGTGTTTTATCCTCGTTTAGTTGAACTTTGTTGTAATTAAGACATGTTGTATTTCGATGGCGTGattccccctctcctctacaCAAAGCGAGACAGGAGTAGCCAGGCGTCTTAAAGATACAGGCACCAGATAACTACAGGTGAGCTCATACGCCCATCCCTCCCCTAATAAACTTGGTATAAAACAGATCTAGACTGCATTTTATTTCTTAGTGGCCATTGTGTTAAATAATAGACAGACAGGTAAACGTAGTGGGTGCTTTTCtgaagaagagaaaaaaaagactgaGATCACGATGACTAACCTAttgggtgttttttttcttcctaaGACAAAGAGACATTGTTATAATGCTTCATGTATCAGATAAAGGTGGCATGGTGTTAGAAGGTGAATTTCACTACAGTCTTCAAGAAGCACTGGTTCTGCTAGAATGTTATTAGTTGCAATACCAGCTTTGCTTATGTATCTTGCATTTGTAGTGGTCTGTATGGGATGGAAAGTGGTTTTCTCTGCAGGCTTCTTACAGGAGGATAAGGATGAGTGAGAACTCCCAGTGGATCAAAGGTTTTCTATAGTCATCCTAGATGTGTGTTTCATCCCAGATGTGTGTGTTATAGCAACACAGTATTAGGTTGGATTTAGtcatatattatttatattattaaaacACAATAGATTCTTAAAGACCCAGGGAAtccaaatatgtttttttttctaattacGGTAATGCTGTTGTACTGGACAGAAAATTAATAGTGTTCCAGAGTCCAGTAGGAGACACTTTTTAAACCAGAATATCAGCCTTTCCAATTACAAAAGTTTGGTCCTTATGTTGTGTAAAGCTTTTTCAAAAAACAGAAAAGATGGCTGACATTCAAAGGAAAAAAGGAATGCAACAatatctgaaaaagagaaatggTTTGGtgataaagagaaagagaaatggtTTGATGATAAACactaatattattataataatataagaaAAATAATTGTATGGTCTTCCAGTAAAAGCCCAAATCATATCTACTTATCAGATCATATCTACAGTCTACACACCCTAAACAAACATATTCATCATCTGCAAGTATTCACCTGCTATGTAGATTTCAAGAAAACATTTGATAGTATTTCTCATGAGGGGTTATATTACTCACTCCTACAGGATGAAGTTGGGGTAAAGTGTATGAGATCATCAATGTATTCAGCGCTGTAAGAATTGGTCACAAACATTTCACAGACAGATTTAAACAGCAGATCCTAAATTCTGAAACATTTTCAGAATCAGAAACGGATCATtctgggagagggagacacagctGCCATCGCTGCACAGGGTGTGTCGGCATGTCACAGCCTGAAAGTGAGTAACACACATCTCAACATATCTCGCCATGCACTGTATTTACAGTCACAACAACAGTTACAGCTGCCATCCTTTTTCTtaactgtgtgtatgtatgtgtgtgtgtgtgtgtgtgtgtgtataccttttgtatatatgtattatatCCTTTTGCATATTGTATTATATCCTTTTGCATATTTGCCAAATCTTCTATTTTAGTTTCAACCTCAATATTTATTCACATTTGCTGTCACTTCATTTGAAATGATCtaggcttttatttatttattttttgctgttttctTATTATTGTTGAAGTACTTAGGTGATTATGGTCATGCCAATGATCTCATGCCACTCATTATAGTCATGCCAATGAAACTACCAAGAAATCCAGTTTTTTATATAACACATGCATGAAAGGGTTCGTTAGCTAAATTAAATTGCATTTTATCTACTATGTTTTGAAGACAAATATCTCATCTATGTTCAGCCTCTGTACATGTACACTTGAGTAGATATTATTCACAGCTACTTTTGACAGATGGTGTTATTCACAGATACACATATGACATGAGGAGAACAGTATGTTTGCTCCCTGGGAAATCAACCCACAACCAAGAACCATGCTTGACCAGGTGAGCTACACAAGCTTATTTCACTGCATGTCTGTAAAAGACTCCGTGGTGCATTGCTGGGCACTGGGCAGGTGTGCTGTAGCCCTGTAGCTCTCCCCTGAGCAGACACTGGCACACCTGGGCTACCAGCACTACCACTCTACTATACTAGAACTCTGATAGACACAGAACTATCTACCAGAACACAATTAAGTAAATTCTTGAGCCTTACATATACTATGGCTAAACAGATTTGTTTTTTAGAGACTACAGGACATATGGTAAAAAGGCATTTCCCATGCTCATACAGACTGAAACAGTGATAATCAAAATCCAGATATTATTCATATTTGCCAGCATAGCAGAATGTCCAAATTCTTCTAGCGTGGATGGATTAACAGCTGCACTGATATTTCCAACTGTGCCTGACAGAATCTTTTCCCATGTACATCAATACTGTTAACAGTTTATCACAATCTATGGAAAACGGAAGTGTTATCCATCTGGTTGTTTGCTTTTGTGATGTTCATAACATGTGATTAATGTTATGAACATCAATGCAATAACATTAAAATTTACAAGCGGAGACACTTAAGTGCACATGGGCAAACATACTATTTATACTGAGAAGAAAGCAATTTCCAATAAAGCTGCGGCAGAACCATGTATTTTCTTATGCAATGGAGAAGGTCACGTGCATTCAGATAAATGAGCACGAGAGGTGTGATAGAGCACAGTCAAGGCTGCCTTCTGCTCCTCAACAACATGAAGCTCTTGCTCCTACTTTACATCTGCTCCTGTCTGGCAGAGAATCTTTGGGCTCAACCTCGTCCATGTGGTAAGTGCTTTTCAAAACATGGACAGGTCAGTTTTGAAGAATGCAATTTATATTGTATTCAATATCCTAACATAGTCTCTCTATGATGTATTGTCTACTCTAAATTTAAGTGTCACCACCAAGGATCACTGGAGGCATTTCAACAGTGAGTTACTTTTAAGTGGTGAATTATAGATTTAACATGAGCTGTTTTGGGACGTGCTTATGGCTCTATCAATTTCTATTTTAATGAGAATAGGCACATTGATGAACATACCTAATAATAACAAACTGCATAGCAAACTTGCTGCACCTCCAactaatctatctatctatctatctatctatctatctatctatctatctatctatctatctatctatctatctatctatctatctatctatctatctatgacAGACTACAAAGGACGGAGCTAAAACATCTTCAGGCGTATTCACATATGATTCAAGGGATCAGCTAGTTCGATTTAGAAACTTTGAATTAcagcacaacaccacacattATACAGACCTGCTGATGAATTTCAAACAGGTACCAAAACTGAGTGAAATATACTCTTTAAACAATATCATTTTATCAAGTATTGTTCTAAACATATCTGTGTGCAAATAATTTCCAAAATGTACATGTTAAGTACAAATATAAAGAATAAATATGTGACTAAAGCTGCTTACTGTTTTTTTTAGGAAGACTGGCAAAACTGGTTTTATATcctaataataatttatatctGTCCATGATGGAGCTCAAACATcactaatgttttttttattttaccttCATTTTATTGTAATGcatttcattttaatatgttttttTAATGGTTCATAAATTTTGTTAAAAaggtataaatacattttaatattcctattattattattattattttaatcattattattattgcagtAAAAATGTATCTTTTATTTTAATGTCACAAAGTACATGAAGACATTTATGTTTTAGGTCAAGAATTTGTTTCAGAAGTCATTATTAAAGCTAATCTGAGAAAGGATTACAAAGTTTTAGACTTACACCTAAATGTTCTTTGTGGTACACAGAAATTCATAATTGAGATCGACCATATTAGCCAGACCTGTAGGAAGAGAGCACTGGACACCCCATTCCACCCTATGCAGGTCCCCCCAACCTCTGTGTTCCTCGGCCAGGCTTTCATGGGAACCACCTCTATACCTGCAGGTGGTCTGCTGGTAAATAACTGGGTTGGAGAGATTTCAGAGATACAAGGTAAGATCGCGCACATgcatatatgtgcatgtgtgtgtgtgtgtccgtggtggtggggttggggggcaTTTGGTTACTCTCtaaccataaataaataaaggtaaaGCTATTTTACATTTGCAACCTTAATATTAAACTTTGCAAACTTAATACAAGTTTCAATGATTCTGTAAAACCTTTGCTGCATAATAAAATGGTACATGCAACTGActatttaatttaaatttaatttttaGGAAAATACATGTTTGTATTTTCTGAGTACACCTGTCTACCCATAATTGCCATGATTTATGTCCCAGGACTAGAATGGACAGCAGTCAGGTCTGTGTACTTGATATTTAAAACTTAAATGGCATTTAAAGTTAAAATGCTTAGAAATTATGTTTGACATTCCCCACTAATAATGTTATTAAAATACCTCCCAATTTACTATCTATATCCATAAGAATCTCTATTACAGCTTATTAGTCATGAACAGTATTTTTATatacatgtttgtatgtattttttaatatgtAGCTTCTTCAATCAAGTCCTTATGGTGAACTCTAATGATTTCACCCTTCCTGCATTCTGTCAAGAAGCCATGTTTGAAGAGACTGGCTACACTAACTTCATGAAAGCCATCCGTTCAGCAGTCTAAAGCACTCAATTCCAGGAAAAGGTGCCTCAAACATTTTATATGTTTGACTGCCATTCTTGTAAGACCTGTCATTTCAGTGACATAGTTGATGCATTATAAAAAATCTCTGAATAAATCTTCACCTCAggattttgtcattttgttttaTCAAACAACAGTACCAACACAGATTTCCTTGTGTTACAGGTTTCCTAAGGTTTCTCTAGGCAGGTTGGCCTAGCGTAGGGATTTTTGCTTATTGACTGACTGATCCCTTTTGTCTAATCAGACATGCACAAGACAGTACTTTGTGCAGTGGCTGGCTAGTTAGTTATCTAAATTAGCAGTACACAAAATAAACAGCAATAAAATGCATTGTTGCTTATGAAGAATGATTATTGTTTTACCTGATGTGCTCTGCTTTGCCCAGTGAATTTTCACTGCACTGGGCTTCTCACAAGCATAGTAGCACAAATACCACAAGGTAAAGCAAGTATCACCACAAGtattctctccccctcccaccCATTTAAGATAATCACAACATTTTGATAC is a window from the Brachyhypopomus gauderio isolate BG-103 chromosome 13, BGAUD_0.2, whole genome shotgun sequence genome containing:
- the twsg1b gene encoding twisted gastrulation protein homolog 1-B; protein product: MQKQISVFSALVCLLSGVSLSLACNKALCASDVSKCLIQELCQCRPSDGNCSCCKECMLCLGTLWEECCDCVGMCNPKNYSDTPATSKSTVEELYRPIPSLFRALTEGEAPINMMVVSFPVAEELSYHENLVSFLETMEEQHQNVSLPGNSIHSSYDNIQDNMCTVVYFDDCVSIRQCKQYCESMGGSKYRWFHNACCECIGPECVDYGSKVVKCMNCLF
- the LOC143473256 gene encoding ependymin-2 codes for the protein MSTRGVIEHSQGCLLLLNNMKLLLLLYICSCLAENLWAQPRPCVSPPRITGGISTTTKDGAKTSSGVFTYDSRDQLVRFRNFELQHNTTHYTDLLMNFKQKFIIEIDHISQTCRKRALDTPFHPMQVPPTSVFLGQAFMGTTSIPAGGLLVNNWVGEISEIQGKYMFVFSEYTCLPIIAMIYVPGLEWTAVSFFNQVLMVNSNDFTLPAFCQEAMFEETGYTNFMKAIRSAV